A region of Kribbella sp. NBC_01245 DNA encodes the following proteins:
- a CDS encoding pyrimidine reductase family protein, which yields MIRRLDSTAELTEDDLVAAYAPSDRSIPAVRANMVSSLDGAVEVLGISKALGDTDDKQMLGRLRMLADAVLVGAGTVRAENYNPLRVGPERQAWRRTQGLPDHPVLAIVSSRLELDPSHRSLAEATVRPIVITHAAAPADRRTALTTVADVVIAGEREVDPAVALAELNARGFAQVLCEGGPALLGAIIAADLLDELCLSLSPLLIGGVSGRIVAGVAAGMHRMSPVHVLQGDGGMLFTRYRREKVAGL from the coding sequence ATGATCCGGCGCCTGGACTCGACGGCAGAGCTCACCGAAGACGACCTGGTCGCCGCGTACGCGCCCAGCGACCGGTCCATCCCGGCGGTGCGCGCCAACATGGTCAGCAGTCTGGACGGCGCGGTAGAGGTGCTCGGCATCTCGAAAGCTCTGGGCGATACCGACGACAAGCAGATGCTCGGCCGGCTGCGAATGCTCGCCGACGCGGTGCTGGTCGGAGCGGGCACAGTCCGCGCCGAGAACTACAACCCTCTGCGCGTAGGCCCCGAACGCCAAGCCTGGCGCCGTACCCAAGGCCTCCCGGACCACCCCGTCCTCGCGATCGTCTCAAGCCGACTCGAACTCGACCCGTCCCACCGGTCCCTCGCCGAGGCGACCGTCCGCCCGATCGTCATCACGCACGCCGCCGCACCAGCCGACCGCCGTACGGCGCTGACGACCGTGGCCGACGTGGTGATCGCGGGGGAGCGCGAGGTGGATCCGGCCGTGGCCTTGGCCGAACTGAACGCCCGCGGATTTGCGCAAGTGCTCTGCGAGGGTGGTCCGGCCCTGCTCGGCGCGATCATCGCGGCAGATCTGCTGGACGAACTATGCCTTTCGCTCTCGCCATTACTCATCGGAGGCGTTTCGGGACGGATAGTGGCGGGAGTTGCGGCCGGTATGCACCGAATGTCACCCGTTCACGTGCTGCAGGGCGACGGCGGCATGCTTTTCACCCGGTATCGCCGGGAAAAAGTCGCCGGACTTTAA
- a CDS encoding FecCD family ABC transporter permease has product MPKSRPVAPALALLILALIVAVAVLASLALGSRWLGLDAIPHALLEYSGRDSDVIVRNLRLPRTVVAVLVGLCLGIAGALMQGHTRNALAEPGIFGVSSGAALAVVIGLQVRGNTSIGTTVWFALAGALIATYVVQRLATRGSGASPVGLALTGAAVAAMLSAVTSAIVLLDADTLDGYRFWAVGSVADRGLDVAGQVLPFALVGLVLAMINARSLDLLALGDDVAAGLGLSIKRARFVGLAAIGLLTAAGVAACGPIGFLGLLAGHVARRLVGARNLWLIPAAGLTGAAALVTADLAGRLIGGAGEVQAGVVLGLIGAPLFILVVRRRAVAL; this is encoded by the coding sequence ATGCCCAAATCGCGCCCGGTCGCTCCTGCGCTGGCCTTGCTGATCCTCGCGCTGATCGTGGCCGTGGCCGTGCTGGCCAGCCTCGCGCTCGGGTCCCGCTGGCTCGGGCTGGACGCGATTCCGCATGCGCTCCTGGAGTACTCCGGCCGCGACTCCGACGTCATCGTGCGCAACCTTCGCCTCCCGCGCACGGTCGTCGCCGTACTGGTCGGCCTGTGCCTCGGTATCGCGGGCGCGTTGATGCAGGGCCATACCCGCAACGCCCTCGCCGAGCCGGGCATCTTCGGCGTCAGCTCCGGCGCGGCCCTGGCCGTCGTCATCGGCCTGCAGGTCCGTGGCAACACTTCCATCGGTACGACGGTTTGGTTCGCGCTCGCCGGTGCCTTGATCGCGACGTACGTCGTCCAGCGCCTCGCGACCCGCGGCAGTGGTGCCTCGCCGGTGGGCCTCGCGCTGACCGGGGCGGCAGTCGCGGCCATGCTCTCGGCGGTGACCTCGGCCATCGTGCTGCTCGACGCGGACACCCTCGACGGCTATCGCTTCTGGGCCGTCGGGTCGGTCGCGGATCGCGGGCTGGACGTCGCTGGGCAGGTGCTGCCGTTCGCCCTGGTCGGCCTCGTGCTGGCGATGATCAACGCGCGCAGTCTGGACCTTCTCGCCCTCGGGGATGACGTTGCCGCCGGCCTCGGGCTGTCGATCAAGCGCGCGCGTTTTGTCGGCCTCGCCGCGATCGGGCTCTTGACCGCGGCCGGTGTCGCCGCCTGCGGGCCGATCGGCTTCCTGGGCCTACTGGCGGGCCACGTCGCGCGGAGGCTCGTAGGCGCTCGCAACCTCTGGCTGATCCCGGCAGCAGGCCTGACCGGCGCTGCCGCACTAGTGACCGCTGACCTGGCCGGACGGCTCATCGGCGGCGCTGGCGAAGTCCAGGCGGGAGTAGTGCTCGGACTGATCGGCGCGCCTCTCTTCATCCTGGTCGTACGTCGACGGGCGGTGGCCCTGTGA
- a CDS encoding glutamate-cysteine ligase family protein, protein MTETPIGPTTDQIGSREEAEGFVAMVCFKHGPPRLHGVELEWTVHHADDPHRPLDAAHLSSALGVYAPTTLVPDSPHRPLGRGSLVTVEPGGQVEISGPAAASVSQLIEDTAADAAELTALLAAADLIPGDHGLDPFRPPRRLLDVPRYAAMERAFERLGPHGPRMMCSSAGLQVCLDAGETAQRWQALHDLGPTLLALFANSSHREGADTGWASARTEATFGTCAPFTEPPPKPTDDPAADWARTAMEAPVLCLRRGDSWDAPAGLTFGAWADGALPDDRPTYDDLDYHLSTLFPPVRPRGYLEVRYLDAQTGDGWIAPTVLLSALMSGPDVVDQALAAAEPAAGRWLPAARNGLADDLLRQAARQVVEVGTGAVDRLDIGKDLAIEVGDRLHYIVDDLNGRRAS, encoded by the coding sequence ATGACCGAGACTCCGATAGGCCCCACCACGGACCAGATCGGCTCCCGCGAGGAGGCCGAAGGGTTCGTCGCAATGGTCTGTTTCAAGCACGGACCCCCGCGATTGCACGGCGTCGAGCTGGAATGGACGGTGCATCACGCGGACGATCCGCACCGCCCGCTCGACGCGGCACACCTGAGTTCCGCGCTGGGCGTTTACGCGCCCACCACCCTGGTCCCGGACAGCCCGCATCGTCCGCTCGGCCGGGGTTCTCTGGTCACCGTCGAACCAGGTGGCCAGGTGGAGATCTCCGGCCCGGCCGCGGCCTCGGTGTCCCAGTTGATCGAGGACACCGCCGCTGATGCCGCCGAGCTGACCGCCTTGCTCGCCGCCGCGGACCTGATTCCCGGCGATCACGGCCTTGACCCTTTCCGGCCACCGCGCCGACTGCTCGACGTTCCCCGCTATGCCGCGATGGAGCGTGCCTTCGAGCGACTCGGTCCGCACGGCCCTCGGATGATGTGCAGCTCGGCCGGCCTTCAGGTCTGCCTCGACGCGGGCGAGACCGCCCAGCGCTGGCAGGCGTTGCACGATCTCGGTCCGACCCTGCTGGCCCTGTTCGCGAATTCCAGCCATCGCGAGGGCGCCGACACCGGATGGGCCTCCGCGCGGACGGAGGCGACCTTCGGCACCTGTGCGCCCTTCACCGAGCCGCCGCCCAAGCCCACCGACGACCCGGCGGCGGACTGGGCCCGGACCGCGATGGAGGCGCCCGTATTGTGCCTGCGCCGGGGCGACAGCTGGGACGCGCCGGCCGGGCTGACGTTCGGCGCCTGGGCGGATGGCGCGCTGCCGGACGACCGCCCGACGTACGACGACCTTGACTATCACCTGTCCACGTTGTTCCCGCCGGTTCGCCCGCGCGGATACCTCGAGGTCCGCTACCTCGATGCACAGACCGGCGACGGCTGGATCGCGCCAACGGTCCTGCTGAGCGCCCTGATGTCCGGCCCGGACGTGGTCGACCAGGCGCTCGCCGCGGCCGAGCCCGCCGCCGGGCGGTGGCTGCCCGCCGCCCGTAACGGCCTGGCCGACGACCTGCTCCGGCAGGCCGCCCGCCAGGTGGTGGAGGTGGGTACAGGGGCGGTCGATCGCCTGGACATCGGCAAGGACCTGGCCATCGAAGTCGGGGACCGCCTGCACTACATCGTCGACGACCTCAACGGAAGGCGAGCTTCATGA
- the egtC gene encoding ergothioneine biosynthesis protein EgtC, with translation MCRHLAYLGPSVPLADLILDQPHSLYQQSWAPADMRGGGTVNADGFGIGWYDAAGEAVRYRRDVPIWSDQNLPGLARSIHSGAVLAAVRNGTTGMPPGEAACAPFQDGAWFFSHNGIVRGWPDSVGKLAETLPATELMRLDAPTDSALLWALIRQRLRAGATAAVAVSEVLAEVVAVDPWARLNFLLTDGQQIVATSWTHALSVKATADSVAVSSEPWALADGWEPVPDRSLLVATKTSLAVTPLVLDDSMEGPQ, from the coding sequence ATGTGCCGACATTTGGCCTACCTCGGGCCGTCCGTGCCACTGGCCGACCTGATCCTCGACCAACCGCACTCGCTGTACCAGCAGAGCTGGGCGCCGGCCGACATGCGCGGCGGTGGCACCGTCAACGCCGACGGCTTCGGCATCGGCTGGTACGACGCTGCAGGCGAGGCCGTGCGGTATCGCCGGGACGTGCCGATCTGGTCGGACCAGAATCTCCCTGGCCTGGCCCGATCGATCCACTCGGGCGCAGTGCTGGCAGCCGTCCGCAACGGCACCACCGGGATGCCGCCCGGCGAGGCGGCCTGCGCGCCGTTCCAGGATGGCGCCTGGTTCTTCAGCCATAACGGCATCGTTCGCGGCTGGCCCGACTCGGTCGGCAAACTGGCCGAGACGTTGCCCGCGACCGAGCTCATGCGCCTCGACGCGCCGACCGATTCCGCATTGCTCTGGGCGTTGATCCGGCAGCGCCTCCGGGCCGGCGCGACCGCGGCCGTGGCGGTCTCGGAAGTGCTCGCCGAGGTGGTTGCCGTCGATCCCTGGGCCCGGCTGAACTTCCTGCTCACCGACGGGCAGCAGATCGTCGCGACCAGCTGGACCCACGCCCTCTCGGTCAAGGCCACGGCGGATTCCGTCGCGGTCAGCTCCGAGCCCTGGGCACTGGCCGACGGCTGGGAGCCCGTGCCGGACCGGTCCCTGCTGGTCGCCACCAAAACTTCGCTGGCGGTAACTCCGCTGGTTCTCGATGACTCGATGGAAGGACCACAGTGA
- a CDS encoding ABC transporter substrate-binding protein translates to MRLPRLPRLATALLAVTALALTGCGSGSDDGATDDKAAGQAGEGFPRTVEHAMGKTDIPAKPKRVVALDASFVDATLSLDTQVVGFTEYRTINGSLPDYLGDDRTKFAAEAQSVGTLAEPNLEKIQALKPDLIISAKVRHEKLYDQLAKIAPTVMSETTGPTWKDNIRMVGKALGQDALAEQELKQYETAAKTVGDAVNKKAGNPTISVVRFLDGPTRLYQKASFSGIVFKDAGLARPKSQDVEDFAAEISAERIKDADADAIFVTVYADDKGQGEKTKAQFKANPLWGPLTPKVHEVSDITWMTAVGLQGAWVILTDTAKAFGVPAPVKPAA, encoded by the coding sequence GTGCGCCTCCCCCGCCTTCCACGCCTAGCCACCGCCCTGCTCGCCGTCACCGCGCTCGCCCTCACCGGCTGCGGTTCCGGTTCCGATGACGGCGCTACCGACGACAAGGCCGCAGGCCAAGCGGGCGAGGGTTTCCCGCGCACGGTCGAGCACGCGATGGGCAAGACCGACATCCCGGCCAAGCCCAAGCGCGTGGTCGCGCTGGACGCCAGCTTCGTCGACGCGACGCTGAGCCTGGACACCCAGGTCGTCGGCTTCACCGAGTACCGCACGATCAACGGCTCGCTGCCCGACTACCTCGGCGACGACCGGACGAAGTTCGCCGCGGAAGCGCAGAGCGTCGGCACCCTCGCCGAGCCGAACCTCGAGAAGATCCAGGCCCTCAAGCCCGACCTGATCATCTCCGCCAAGGTCCGGCACGAGAAGCTGTACGACCAGCTCGCCAAGATCGCGCCGACGGTGATGTCCGAGACCACCGGCCCGACCTGGAAGGACAACATCCGGATGGTCGGCAAGGCCCTTGGTCAGGATGCCCTCGCCGAGCAGGAGCTCAAGCAGTACGAGACCGCGGCCAAGACGGTCGGCGACGCGGTCAACAAGAAAGCCGGTAATCCGACGATCTCGGTGGTCCGGTTCCTCGATGGTCCGACTCGGCTGTATCAGAAGGCGAGCTTCTCGGGAATCGTCTTCAAGGATGCCGGGCTGGCGCGGCCGAAGTCCCAGGATGTCGAGGACTTCGCGGCGGAGATCAGCGCTGAGCGTATTAAGGACGCTGACGCCGATGCGATCTTCGTGACGGTTTATGCCGATGACAAGGGGCAGGGCGAGAAGACCAAGGCGCAGTTCAAGGCGAACCCGCTTTGGGGGCCGCTGACGCCTAAGGTGCACGAGGTTTCGGACATCACGTGGATGACGGCTGTTGGTCTGCAGGGTGCCTGGGTGATCCTCACCGACACCGCCAAGGCCTTCGGGGTCCCGGCTCCGGTGAAGCCGGCCGCCTAG
- a CDS encoding FecCD family ABC transporter permease translates to MSVVTATRPTTPVKPRLVVLATLFAVLAVAVAVVSLSYGTTKIPTGDVLRALFGAGDSGTMLVVREFRLPRVATGLLVGMAFAVSGALLQTLSRNPLASPDIIGVNSGASAAAVAVIVLAGSAGGVSGFAAKVGLPLAAIAGGLIATLLVGVLSLQRGVVDAGRVVLIGVGVAAAANSLVAWLLVLGDVMDAGRAAAWLAGSLNARSWADATPVAIAVVVLVPLALAFGRDLSALVLGDDVASSLGVRVPRTRLALLIIATLLAAVATAGAGPIAFVALVSPQVALRLARTDRPPLVATAMLGGLFVVLADLIARTGLETLGVGPYELPVGVVTAACGAPYLIHLIGRQQKGR, encoded by the coding sequence GTGAGCGTCGTGACGGCAACACGGCCAACAACGCCCGTCAAACCACGTCTAGTCGTCCTTGCCACGCTCTTCGCCGTACTGGCAGTTGCAGTCGCAGTGGTATCCCTGAGCTACGGAACGACCAAGATCCCGACAGGCGACGTACTGCGGGCACTGTTCGGCGCAGGTGACAGTGGCACGATGCTCGTCGTCCGGGAGTTCCGGCTGCCACGAGTCGCGACGGGTCTTCTAGTCGGTATGGCCTTCGCTGTATCGGGTGCACTGCTGCAGACGCTGTCGCGCAACCCGCTCGCCAGTCCGGACATCATCGGCGTCAACTCTGGTGCATCGGCTGCAGCGGTAGCGGTCATCGTCCTGGCTGGAAGCGCCGGTGGCGTCTCAGGCTTCGCAGCGAAGGTCGGACTGCCGCTGGCCGCTATAGCCGGTGGACTCATTGCCACCCTCCTGGTCGGTGTCCTCTCGCTACAGCGAGGTGTAGTCGACGCAGGTCGTGTGGTCCTCATCGGCGTGGGAGTAGCCGCTGCAGCCAACTCACTCGTCGCCTGGCTGCTGGTCCTCGGTGACGTCATGGACGCGGGCAGAGCCGCCGCTTGGCTCGCGGGTTCGCTAAACGCCAGGTCGTGGGCTGACGCAACACCTGTCGCCATTGCCGTCGTGGTGCTGGTTCCGCTGGCACTGGCCTTCGGACGCGACCTGTCGGCTCTAGTCCTCGGTGACGACGTCGCTTCGTCCCTAGGCGTTCGCGTGCCTAGGACGCGGCTTGCCCTGCTGATCATCGCCACCCTGCTTGCAGCCGTCGCAACAGCCGGTGCCGGGCCAATCGCGTTTGTAGCACTGGTATCCCCGCAGGTCGCGTTGCGCCTCGCCCGGACCGACCGCCCACCACTAGTCGCCACTGCGATGTTGGGCGGCCTATTCGTCGTACTGGCTGATCTGATCGCTCGAACCGGCCTCGAGACGCTTGGGGTCGGGCCGTACGAATTGCCCGTCGGGGTGGTCACCGCCGCCTGTGGTGCGCCGTACCTGATCCACTTGATCGGCCGTCAGCAGAAGGGACGCTGA
- the egtB gene encoding ergothioneine biosynthesis protein EgtB — protein MNHHQLSDLTAEGLRAFVAEQLTRSRARTVQLTDAVDTDDLVRQHSRLMSPLVWDYAHIGNQEELWLVRDVGGREPVRQDIDELYDAFMHARADRPALPLLGPVETKAYVVEVRDKVFDVLDQVKFAGRELVDNAFAFGMIVQHEQQHDETMLATHQLRDGLPVLDAPLPPPGRRLPSAEVLVPGGEFVMGTSTEPWALDNERPAHPVRVAPYFIDTVPVTNGDYLAFVTGGGYDDERWWSANGWAHRQKANLVAPRFWEETPEGWFRTRFAHREALPLDEPVMHVCFYEAEAYAAWAGKRLPTEEEWEMAARFDPATGRTRRFPWGDESPGTEHANLGQRHLRPAPVGAYPAGASPLGVEQLVGDVWEWTSSDFTPYDGFRAWPYDEYSLVFFGPDYKVLRGGSFGTDEIVARSTFRNWDYPIRRQIFAGFRCARDPRPEELS, from the coding sequence ATGAACCACCACCAGCTGTCCGACCTCACCGCCGAGGGCCTGCGCGCCTTCGTCGCCGAGCAGCTGACCCGCTCGCGCGCACGAACGGTGCAACTCACCGACGCGGTCGATACCGACGACCTCGTCCGGCAGCACTCCCGCCTGATGTCGCCGTTGGTGTGGGACTACGCCCACATCGGCAACCAGGAAGAGCTCTGGCTGGTCCGCGACGTCGGCGGCCGCGAGCCCGTCCGGCAGGACATCGACGAGTTGTACGACGCGTTCATGCACGCGCGTGCCGATCGTCCGGCGCTGCCGCTGCTCGGACCGGTCGAGACCAAGGCGTACGTGGTCGAGGTGCGGGACAAGGTCTTCGACGTGCTCGACCAGGTGAAGTTCGCCGGGCGGGAGCTGGTCGACAACGCCTTCGCCTTCGGCATGATCGTCCAGCACGAGCAGCAGCACGACGAGACGATGCTCGCCACCCACCAACTTCGCGACGGTCTGCCGGTGCTCGACGCGCCGCTGCCCCCACCGGGCCGGCGATTGCCGTCGGCCGAGGTCCTGGTTCCGGGCGGCGAGTTCGTGATGGGGACGTCGACTGAGCCGTGGGCCCTCGACAACGAACGACCCGCACATCCGGTCCGCGTAGCGCCGTACTTCATCGACACCGTGCCGGTCACGAACGGCGACTACCTGGCCTTCGTCACCGGCGGTGGGTACGACGATGAGCGCTGGTGGTCCGCGAACGGCTGGGCTCATCGGCAAAAGGCGAACCTCGTCGCGCCGCGCTTTTGGGAGGAGACGCCCGAGGGCTGGTTCCGGACCAGGTTCGCGCATCGCGAGGCGTTGCCACTGGATGAGCCGGTCATGCACGTCTGCTTCTACGAGGCCGAGGCTTATGCCGCCTGGGCAGGCAAGCGCCTCCCGACCGAGGAGGAGTGGGAAATGGCCGCGCGGTTCGACCCGGCGACGGGCCGGACCAGGCGCTTCCCGTGGGGTGACGAGAGCCCAGGCACGGAGCACGCGAATCTCGGCCAACGGCATCTGCGCCCAGCCCCGGTCGGCGCCTATCCGGCCGGCGCCTCGCCTTTGGGTGTCGAGCAGCTCGTCGGTGACGTCTGGGAGTGGACCAGCAGCGACTTCACGCCGTACGACGGCTTCCGTGCCTGGCCGTACGACGAGTATTCGCTGGTCTTCTTCGGCCCGGACTACAAGGTGTTGCGTGGTGGCTCCTTCGGCACGGACGAGATCGTTGCCCGCAGCACCTTCCGGAACTGGGACTACCCGATCCGGCGGCAGATCTTCGCCGGCTTCCGCTGCGCCCGCGACCCCCGACCCGAGGAGCTGAGCTAG
- the egtD gene encoding L-histidine N(alpha)-methyltransferase, translated as MTLIDPTIDIHLTPDYATRALRADARSGLTAEPKWLAPKWFYDARGSELFEEITRLPEYYPTRAEREILDARAGEIAELTGAHTLVELGSGSSEKTRLILQALRDHGTLSTFVPLDVSEVALRDAARAIKEDFPGLTVHGVVGDFTAHLDQLPGEAPRVVAFLGGTIGNLLPDERAEFYTSIRAVLEPGEWLLLGTDLVKDPDVLVRAYDDAAGVTAEFNRNVLRVLNRQLGADFEVEAFSHRAIWDPENEWIEMHLRADHAMSVLIPEIGLEVEFAEGEELSTEVSAKFRREGVEAELTKAGFAPGAWWTDSQDRFALSLWQAL; from the coding sequence GTGACCCTGATTGATCCCACGATCGACATCCACTTGACCCCCGACTACGCCACTCGCGCCCTGCGCGCCGACGCGCGGAGCGGGCTCACGGCCGAGCCGAAATGGCTTGCGCCGAAGTGGTTCTACGACGCGCGGGGCAGTGAGCTGTTCGAGGAGATCACTCGTCTGCCCGAGTACTACCCGACCCGGGCCGAGCGGGAGATCCTCGATGCCCGGGCCGGCGAGATCGCCGAGCTGACCGGGGCGCACACGCTGGTGGAGCTCGGCTCGGGTTCGTCGGAGAAGACCCGGCTGATCCTGCAGGCGCTGCGCGACCACGGCACGCTCAGCACCTTCGTACCGCTGGACGTGTCCGAGGTCGCGCTGCGCGACGCGGCCCGCGCGATCAAGGAAGACTTCCCGGGCCTGACCGTGCACGGCGTGGTCGGCGACTTCACCGCACACCTCGACCAGCTTCCCGGCGAGGCGCCACGGGTGGTCGCGTTCCTCGGCGGCACGATCGGCAACCTCTTGCCCGACGAGCGCGCCGAGTTCTACACGTCGATCCGGGCCGTGCTCGAGCCGGGGGAGTGGCTGCTGCTCGGCACCGACCTGGTCAAGGACCCGGACGTGCTGGTCCGTGCGTACGACGATGCGGCCGGCGTCACCGCCGAGTTCAACCGGAACGTGCTGCGCGTGCTGAATCGCCAGCTCGGCGCCGATTTCGAGGTCGAGGCGTTCAGCCATCGGGCCATTTGGGATCCGGAGAACGAGTGGATCGAGATGCATCTGCGCGCCGATCACGCGATGAGCGTGCTGATCCCGGAGATCGGTCTCGAGGTGGAGTTCGCCGAGGGCGAGGAGCTCAGCACCGAGGTGTCAGCCAAGTTCCGCCGCGAAGGCGTCGAGGCAGAGCTCACCAAGGCCGGGTTCGCGCCCGGCGCCTGGTGGACCGACAGCCAGGACCGCTTCGCCCTATCGCTCTGGCAGGCGCTCTAA
- a CDS encoding LysM peptidoglycan-binding domain-containing protein, which translates to MAKTGPQRYPGASVKNFWQSKWGGDPMESNVIVWHSTEGTGLPDYDGGSKAPNFTAKPDFAAKKLVWHQHFDFDVSSRALRNLKGGVETNTLNVVQVELVGTCDPKTHAEWTAKKFQHLFTPSLPDWVIRDLAAFARWANVNHKVPLTAAPTWKPFDASFGTANGVRMSAAKWRTFTGHCGHMHVPENKHGDPGAFPITKILALAKAAPAPSQPKPAAPPLKKIHIVKAGESASGIAAKHHITLAALIKANPRLKPNPNLIHPGEKLTIPA; encoded by the coding sequence ATGGCAAAGACGGGACCTCAGCGTTATCCAGGCGCCTCGGTCAAGAACTTCTGGCAGTCCAAGTGGGGCGGCGACCCGATGGAGTCGAACGTCATCGTCTGGCACTCCACCGAGGGCACCGGGCTGCCCGATTACGACGGCGGCAGCAAGGCGCCGAACTTCACCGCCAAACCGGACTTCGCCGCCAAGAAGCTGGTCTGGCACCAGCATTTCGACTTCGACGTCTCCAGCCGGGCGCTGCGCAACCTCAAGGGCGGCGTCGAGACGAACACGCTGAACGTCGTCCAGGTCGAACTCGTCGGCACGTGTGACCCGAAAACTCACGCCGAGTGGACGGCCAAGAAGTTCCAGCACCTGTTCACGCCGAGCCTGCCGGACTGGGTCATACGGGACCTCGCCGCCTTCGCCCGCTGGGCGAACGTCAACCACAAAGTCCCGCTAACGGCCGCGCCCACCTGGAAACCCTTCGACGCGTCCTTCGGTACGGCGAATGGCGTGCGAATGTCGGCAGCCAAGTGGCGAACCTTCACCGGCCACTGCGGTCACATGCACGTCCCCGAGAATAAACACGGCGACCCGGGCGCCTTCCCGATCACCAAAATCCTGGCCCTGGCGAAGGCCGCCCCCGCGCCAAGCCAACCCAAGCCGGCCGCACCCCCGCTGAAGAAGATCCACATCGTCAAAGCCGGCGAAAGCGCCTCCGGCATAGCCGCAAAACACCACATCACCCTGGCCGCCCTAATAAAGGCCAACCCCCGCCTAAAACCCAACCCCAACCTCATCCACCCCGGCGAAAAACTAACCATCCCCGCCTAA
- a CDS encoding (2Fe-2S)-binding protein, producing the protein MTYTARRIAGLLDEELPWLSVRAADALPGPEWISCGALVEEQQAGGDPTAEWRAALAREYGEQYGVEPPVQVAAMFVLMWYVGVPALVAGLSGALTGFSPDVSPSSLAFRRHPTQHFPTEIALLSDQVVPLDVAAAQLTEHTREFLESFRPEVKLSSLQRYGAAEDELRRAIQTPEDAEFAKDAATAFGIDLDQQVRTSCCFFYVLPGVTPCGGCPRIR; encoded by the coding sequence GTGACGTACACCGCCCGTCGTATCGCGGGTCTGCTGGACGAGGAGTTGCCCTGGCTCTCCGTCCGCGCGGCCGACGCCTTGCCCGGGCCGGAGTGGATTTCCTGCGGCGCCCTGGTCGAGGAGCAGCAGGCGGGCGGTGACCCGACGGCGGAGTGGCGTGCGGCGCTGGCGCGGGAGTACGGCGAGCAGTATGGGGTGGAGCCGCCCGTGCAGGTCGCCGCGATGTTCGTGCTCATGTGGTACGTCGGAGTGCCTGCGCTCGTGGCGGGTCTTTCCGGCGCACTGACGGGCTTTTCGCCGGATGTGTCGCCGTCATCCCTCGCCTTCCGGCGCCACCCGACGCAGCACTTCCCGACTGAGATCGCGCTGCTCTCTGACCAGGTCGTCCCGCTCGACGTCGCGGCCGCGCAGCTGACCGAACACACGCGCGAATTCCTCGAGAGCTTCCGCCCCGAGGTGAAACTCAGCAGCCTCCAGCGGTACGGCGCGGCCGAGGACGAGCTGCGCCGGGCGATCCAGACGCCCGAGGACGCCGAGTTCGCGAAAGACGCCGCGACGGCCTTCGGGATCGACCTCGATCAACAGGTCCGGACCTCTTGCTGTTTCTTCTACGTTTTGCCCGGTGTGACGCCTTGCGGAGGCTGTCCGCGGATCCGCTGA
- a CDS encoding ABC transporter ATP-binding protein: MLVENITLGYGADPPVVSGLSLEVPAGQVTAIVGPNGSGKSTLLRGMSRLLTPTSGRVVLDGQDIHRLPARELARKLGILPQGPITPEGITAAELVSRGRHPHRGLFARLSSDDEQAIADALAAVELAELKDRPVDQLSGGQRQRVWIAMVLAQGTQHLLLDEPTTYLDLAHAVDVMNVVHAAAHRSERTVVVVLHDLTLAAQYADHLVVMGEGVIATEGSPREVLTETVLADVFGLRATVVEVGGAPVVVPDRTLGG, translated from the coding sequence GTGCTCGTCGAGAACATCACCCTCGGGTACGGCGCGGACCCGCCCGTCGTCTCGGGTCTGTCGCTGGAGGTGCCGGCCGGTCAGGTCACCGCCATCGTCGGGCCGAACGGCTCCGGCAAGTCCACCCTGTTGCGCGGGATGAGCCGCCTGCTCACGCCCACCAGCGGCCGGGTGGTGCTCGATGGCCAGGACATCCACCGCTTGCCCGCGCGGGAGCTCGCGCGCAAGCTCGGCATCCTTCCGCAAGGCCCAATCACGCCTGAGGGCATCACGGCCGCCGAGCTGGTCTCACGCGGGCGTCATCCGCATCGCGGTCTATTCGCGCGGCTCTCGTCCGACGACGAGCAGGCCATCGCGGATGCGCTGGCCGCTGTCGAACTGGCCGAGCTCAAAGATCGCCCGGTGGACCAGCTTTCGGGCGGACAGCGCCAGCGGGTCTGGATCGCGATGGTGCTGGCCCAGGGCACCCAACACCTGCTGCTCGACGAGCCCACGACGTACCTCGATCTGGCCCACGCGGTCGACGTGATGAACGTCGTACACGCGGCCGCCCATCGCTCCGAGCGGACGGTCGTGGTCGTGTTGCACGACCTCACGCTCGCCGCGCAGTACGCCGATCATCTGGTGGTGATGGGCGAAGGCGTGATCGCCACCGAGGGCTCGCCGCGTGAGGTGCTGACCGAGACCGTGCTCGCGGACGTGTTCGGTCTGCGCGCGACCGTGGTCGAGGTGGGCGGCGCGCCGGTGGTGGTCCCGGATCGTACGCTGGGCGGGTGA